In Actinoplanes lobatus, the DNA window CCTTACACTTTTCCTTCTGGGCGCAGGACAATTTATGCATGGCCCAGATCCAGTTGTTCACTGCGAGTGAGCTTGCCACAATGCGCGATCGACGCGCACGTCGCAATTACTCTCCGGCGGCTGAGGAATTCCGCCGCGAGCATGAGCGTCATCGCGCATGGGGTCTAGGCCAGCGTCACGCACAGCGCTTGCGCCGCGCCCGCACGCAGGCAATTCCGTGGCCCCACACCCCCGCCGACCCCGTGCCCGAGGCCCACACCGACACCGTGCCCGACACCGAGGCCCAGACCCAGGCCCAGGCCGCGCCCGACACCGAGGCCCACACCGCCACCGCGCCCGACACCGAGGCCCAGACCCAGGCCCAGGCCGCGCCCGACACCGAGGCCCACACCGCCACCGCGCCCGGCACCGAGGCCCACGCGGACACCCGCGCTCAAACCCTTCCCGACACCTCCGCCGATGCCGAGGCCCACGCTGGCGTCTGCACTCAAACCCTTCCTACAGCCCGGGCCCTTGCCGGGGCCAAGAGCCGTGACCAGCGCGAAGGTGACATCCACGCCGATCAGGCCGCTGGATCGCCCCACATTTGCGTTCGAGCCCGTCACTTCGAAGCGTCGGCGTGGCGCCCAACCAGCTCACCGACGGTCGCCGGCCGGGCCACGACGCCCGGTCGACGAGCGGTCATGGGATCCCAGCTCTCGACAGCCGAAGGTAGAACTCAAACCCTCATCGGCGTGGAGCCTCTGGGACTCGGCCGACCCGGCGCCACTCCAGGACAGAGACCCGAGCAGGGCCGTTCAGCGACGGTACCCACCAGTGAAGACAGGGCCGCTGCTGGGCTAGCGGGTCTACCTTCACCCGTCAGCTGTTCTGCCATGCGGGCCACTCGCGAACGAGACTCCATCGCACGCCCGCTACGACGACCAGCCGGTGGCCGGCCAAGCCCACTGATCAGCCCAGCGCACCAAAGGCGGGTCATAGGCCGGCCAGTCCTACGCAGCCGCTTCCTAAACCATCCCAACCCTTTTATTCAGGTACAAACAAACTCACACGACTGGAGATCGAATCTATCCGGAAGCCCGCCCTGCATTTCGGTGGGCGCGACCACCCACAGGAATTTTCGCCTCGTGGTTTGCGACGGAAACCGAGCATCCCGCTTCACGCTTGATTCCTCGCCTGCCGCACTTTTTCTGGCAGGTCATCCGGAATGGCGTCGCGCCTCAATGACGGCACCATGAAGCGGGGCGCTCGAATCCGACACGCAATGCGCGGGAACGGTTTGGGCGTGTCCGTTTTCCGGTGGCTGTGCGCTGAGGCCGAGATTGTCCGGCTGGTCCTGGCTGCTATCTCAACGGCGCCGAGACGGCGCTCGAAGCAGTACCCGGGCGCGGACGAAGTTGACCGGGCAACCCAACCCGGCGCGCGGCACGCGGACGGGGAAGCGCGGGGTGGGCAACCCGGCCCGGCACGCGGCAACCGCCCGGGCAGCACGCGGACGGGGAAGCGCAGGCGGACAGTCCGGCCCGGCACGCGGACGGGGAAGCGCGGGTCGGCAGTCCGGCCCGGCACGCGGCAAACGCCCGAGCGGCACGCGGACGGGGAAGTGCGGGTGGGCAACCCAGCCCGGCACGCGGCAAACGCCCGAACGGCACGCGGGCGGGGAAGCACGGGTCGGCAGTCCGGCCCGGCACGCGGGCGGGGAAGCGCGGGTCGGCAGTCCGGCCCGGCGCGCGGCAAACGCCTGAGCGGCGGCCGGGTGTGGAAGAGGGTGGGCGGGTAACCCAGCTCGGAGCACAACGAGCGGCTGAGGGGGTCGTGGGTGTAGGTGAGGGTGAGTTGGGGCCCGGCCCGGCGTGCGGCGAACGACTGAAGGGGTTGTGGGTGTTGGTGAGGGTGAGTGGGCAGCTCAGCCCGGCGGGGGCGGCACGGGCTTGAGTGGGGACTGGGTCGCGGGAGATGGCGGAGCGGTCATAGGAAGGGGGACGGCGTCACTCGTACGATCGATGGGGTTTGATCTGCCAGGGAGCGGTAGTAAGGGTCGGAGCGCTGCAACTCGCTGTGTGTGCCTGTGGCTGTCACCACGCCCGCGTCGATGACCAGGATCTGGTCGGCGGAGCGGATGGTGGTGGAGCGGTGGGCGATCACCATGAGTGAGCAGACCGCGGAGACCTCGCGGAGGGTGGCCGTCAAGGCCCGTTCGCTGTCGGGGTCCAGGTGGGCGGTGGGCTCGTCCAGCAGGATCAGCTCGGGGCGGGCCAGCAGGCAGCGGGCGATCGCGACGCGCTGGCGCTGGCCTCCGGAGAGGCGGCGGCCCCGTTCTCCTACCGGGGTGTCCAGGCCCAGCGGGAGGGCGGAAACGACCGGGAGCAGGCCGGTCATCGCCAGGACGCGGCTCAGTTCGTGGTCGTCGGGCCGGGTGGCGCCGTAGAGGAGGTTCTCGCGGAGGGTTCCGGCCAGCAGGGGGCAGTCCTGTTCGACCAGGCCCACCGTGGCGCGGTGGTGGGCGTAGCGGGTCCAGCGGGCGTCGCGGCCGTTCAGCAGGACGGTGCCGCGGTCCGGGTCGTAGAAGCGTTCGGCCAGGGCGAAGATCGTCGACTTGCCGGCGCCGGACGGGCCGACCAGGGCCGTCTGGCCGCGGGACGGGACGGTGAAGCCGATGCCGCGCAGCACCGGGCGGCCGGGCTCGTAGCCGAACCAGACGTCGCGGAACTCCAGGACCGGCGACGGACGGCGGGTGGCGCCGCGGACCCGGGCCACCGCGATCGGGCGGTCGCCCTCGACCGGCAGGGACAGCACCTCGTTGATCCGGTGCAGCGCGCCGGAGCCCTGCTGGACGGCGCTCACCGCCTGGAAGATCTCGTAGATGGGGGCCGCCAGGTAGGTCATCGCCAGGGTGAAGCCGACCAGTTCGCCCAGGGTGATCGCGCCGGACGACACCCGGGACGCGCCGACCAGCAGGACCGCCAGGAACGCGCCGCTGACCGCCAGGTCGTTGGCCGGGCCGCTGAGGGCGACCATGCCGGCCATCCGCAGATTCGCCAGGTAGGCGTGCCGCGCCGACGAGTCCAGGCGGTCGGCTTCGGCCCGTTCCGCCCGGCAGGCCCGCACCACCCGGATGCCGCCGAGGACGCGTTCCAGATCGGACAGCAGCATCCCCTCCGCTGACTGGGCGGTACGCGACGCGATCCGCACCCGGCGCACCACCGCCAGCAGCGCCCCGAACGAGCCGCCGAACAGCACCACGACGGCGGCCAGCAGCCACGGGTCCAGCCACGCGAGCACGCCGACCGCCGCGATCAGGCCGATCAGCCCGGCCACGCCGGTGCCGAGGCTCTGCGCGATCAGCGTCTTCACGGCGGCCGTGTCGCCGCAGGCGCGGGCGATCAGATCCCCGGTACGTCCACGCTCCAGCACCGACAGCCGCACCCGCAGCAGGTGGCCGGTCACGTCCCGGCGCAGGTCACGGGTCATCGTCTCGCCGGTGTGCGCCTGGACGTACCGGGCCAGGGCCAGGGCGCTGGCCTGCGCCGCGAACAGGGCGGCCAGTGCGCCGATCACCGGCCAGGGCAGCCGGCCGGCCGCGGCGCCGTCGACCGCGAGCCGGGCCAGCAGCGGCTGGGTGAGCGCCAGCAGGGTTCCGAAGAGACTGAGTGCGGCCGCTCCCAGGATGCGCCCGCGATAGCCGCGGGCCAGCCGGTGCAGGTCCCGCCACCGGGCCAGGTCAGCCATCCCACCGCCCCTCTCACCAGGGGATTTGGACACCAGTAGATTTAGACCGTAGGCAGACGTTTCGGACAGCGACAACGCCGGTGCCCGGATCCCAGGCGCGGCAAGGGGCGAGCCGTCGCACTTTCGTAGGATCCGGTCATGCCGTTGCTCACCGCACTGCACGAAGCCGCCGACCTGGAAGCGGCGGTGACCGCGCCGGACGGGTCGCTGTCCCGTCACGAGTTGCTGGACCGGGCCGGGCGGGTGGCCGCCGAGATCGCCGGGGCGCCGATCGTGGCGGTGGATGCGACGCCGAGCCTGTCGACGATCGTGGCGGTGACCGGGGCGCTGCTGGCGGGGGTGCCGATCGTGCCGATCCCACCGGACGCGGGTGTTCTGGAGCGGCGGCACATCCTGGAGGATTCGCGAGCAGCGCTCATTTTGCCCGATTTTATCCCTCTAAATCCGGGCAAGTCGGAGGTCTCCGCGGCGCTCGTCCTCTACACCAGCGGCACCACCGGCGCCCCCAAGGGCGTCGTGATCTCCGAAGAGGCCATCGCCGCCGACCTGGACGCCCTGGCCGCCGCCTGGCAGTGGACCCCCGACGACACCCTGGTCCACGGCCTGCCCCTCTACCACGTCCACGGACTGGTCCTGGGCATCCTGGGACCCCTGCGCCTGGGATGCCGCCTGATCCACACCGGCCGCCCCACCCCGGCCAACTACGCGGCCGCCGCCGGAACCATGTACTTCGGCGTACCCACCGTCTGGTCCCGGATCGCCGCCGACCCCACCGCCGCGAAGGCGCTGGAACCCGCCCGCCTGCTGGTCTCCGGCAGCGCCCCGCTCCCGCCCTCGGTCTTCGACGGTCTCGCCACGCTGACCGGGCAGTCCCCGGTCGAGCGGTACGGCATGACCGAAACCCTGATCACGGTGAGCACCCGCGCCGACGGCGAACGCCGCCCCGGCCAGGTGGGCACTCCCCTGCCCGGGATCGCGACCCGGCTGGCCGACGAGTCCGGCGCACCGCTGCCCGCCGACGGCGAGACCATCGGCCACCTCCAGGTGACCGGGCCCACCCTGCTCGACGGCTATCTGCGCGACGGCGGCGTACGGGCCCCCGACCTGGTCGACGGCTGGTACCCGACCGGCGACGTGGCGACGATCGCCCCCGACGGCTGGCACCGCATCGTCGGCCGCGCCTCCACCGACCTGATCAAGACCGGCGGCTACCGGGTCGGCGCCGGCGAGGTGGAGGACGCCCTGCTGCTGCACCCGGCGGTACGGGAGGCCGCGGTGATCGGCACCCCGCACGCCGACCTGGGGGAGCAGATCACCGCGTACGTGGTCGGCGATCCGGTCACCGAGCAGGAACTGATCGCCTTCGTCGCCGAACGCCTGGCCGCCCACAAACGGCCCCGCCGGGTACGCCACGTCGCAGAACTGCCCCGCAACGCCATGGGCAAGGTGCAAAAAGGTTTGCTCTCCTCGGATTGACTCAACCGGCGGCCCACCGTTGCCGATCGAGCCGCCGTGACGAAACCATCCCTGCGCACCGCCACCGGGCTGGCCGTGTGCGCGGCGGCCTGGGTGCTGGCCGCCTTCATCATCGCCGTCGTCGGCATGCTGCGACCGGTGCCGTCCTGGCTGCTCTGGCCCGCCGCCGTCGGCAGCGTCGGCACCGCGATCGCGGCCTGCCGGGTCGCCGCGGCCGGCGGGAAGGGACCGGTCCGTCTCCTCTGGCGGCGGTTCTCGATCGCCTGCGCGCTGCTGCTCGCCGGCATCGGGGTGCAGATCGTCAGCCAGGCGGTTCTCGGTGCCGCCCTGAGGCCGATGAGCCCGATCACGGCGGCCCTGTTCGCCATCGCGGCCGGCTACGCCATGCTGGCGGTCTTCCGGCTGCCGACGGCCCGTGGCAGCTGGCGGACCACCCTCGCGACCTTCCTGGACGTCGCGATCGTCGGGGTGGCCGCGGCGGTCGTCCTCACCCACTTCCTCGTGCGTACCACCCCTGACGGCTCCGGTAGCCCGATCACCGCCGCGCTGCTGGTCACCGTGGTGCTGGTCGCGTCGTCGACGATCGTCATGGTGCTCAAGGTGGGCGTCACCGGCGCCGCACCGGTCCTGGCTCCGGCCCTGTGGGCGCTCGCCCCGACCGGCCTGCTCGGCCCGGTCGCCTGGCTGCTGCGGCCCGCCCTGGACCCGTGGCCGCACCTGAGCGGCGCCGTCATCGCGCTGCCGATCGCCGGTCTCCTGTTCACTCTGGCCGCCTGGGTCCAGACCCGGACCGTGGCGTCCGAGCCCCGCCCCGCCACACGCCGGATCAGCCTCGTCCCGTACATCGCGGTCGCGGTGGTCGTCATCCTGCTGATCACCGTCACCCTGCGCACCGGCTTCCTGCCGCCCCGCCTGGCCGGCGGGTCCGTGGCGCTGACCGTCCTCGTGATGATCCGGCAGCTCGCCGCGCTGCTCGACAACTCGGTGCTGCTCGACCGGATGGAGGACCAGGCCCAGCACGACGAACTGACCGGCCTGCCGAACCGGCGGCTGTTCACCACCACCCTGGCGGAACGCACCGCGCCGACCACGGTCGCGGTCTGCGACCTGGACGGGTTCGCGGCGCTCAACGACCAGCTCGGCGACGACGTCGGCGACATCCTGCTGCGCGCCGCCGCCGAACGGGTCGCCGCGGTCACCGGCGGCGCCGTGGTGGTGGCCCGGCTGCTCGGCGACGAGTTCGGCGTCCTGATGCCCGGCATCGACGCCGACCTCGCCGAAACCCTGGTGGACGCGTTCCGCACCCCGTTGCGGGTGGACGACCGGGTTCTCCTGGTGACCGTCACGTCCGGGGTGGCGACCGGCGCCGGGGAGGCGGTGCCGGACCTGCTGCGCCGCGCCGAGCTGGCCCTCCAGGCGGCGAAGTACACCGGCGCGGACCGGGCCCGCGAGCACACCAGCGCTCTCGACGCCACCGCCCAGCACCACGCCGAACTGGCCGCCGGCCTGCGCCGCGGTCTCGAACGGGGCGAGTTCAAGCTGCTCTACCAGCCGATCGTGGAACTGCCCAGCGGCTCGGTCGCCGCTGTCGAGGCACTGATCCGCTGGCAGCCGAACGACCAGCCGGTGATCTCGCCGGCCGAGTTCATCCCGGTCGCCGAGCACAGCGGCCTGATCATCGACCTGGGCGCCTGGATCATCGACACCGCCTGCGCCGACGCCGCCGCCTGGCAGCTGCGGTACGGCACCGCCGGACCACTCGTCAGCATCAACGTCTCGGCCCGGCAGCTGCTCGACCCGGACCTGCCCGGCATGGTCGCCGACGCGCTGTCCCGGCACGGGCTCACCCCGGACCGGATCACCATCGAGATCACCGAGACCGCGGTGTTCGCCGGCGGCGCGGCCATGGAGACCGTCCGCGAGCTCCGCGAACTCGGCGTCGGCGTGGCGCTGGACGACTTCGGCACCGGGCACAGCTCGCTCACCCTGCTGCGTACCTGCCCGGTCACCACTCTCAAGGTGGACAAGTCGTTCATCGACGACCTCAACGGCACCGCCGAGCAGGAGGCGATCGCCTCGTCGCTGAGCACCATCGCGGCGACGCTCGGCCTGCGCGCCGTGGCCGAGGGTGTGGAGACCCAGGACCAGGCGGACCGGCTGCACGCGCTCGGCTACCGGTACGCCCAGGGCTTCCACTTCTCCCGCCCGATCCCGGCCCCGGACATCGATGCCCTGCTCAACGCCCCGGTGCTGACCGCATGAGTCTCAACACCGCTGACATATGACAGGGCTATAGTCCTCGCCCGTGCCGCCTCTCTTCGCCGCCAGTGACATGCACGGACACCGAACCGAGTTCCGCGACGCCCTGCACGAAGCCGGCCTGATCGACGCGGCCGGCGACTGGTGCGGCGCGGACGCCCGGCTGTGGCTGCTCGGCGACTACTTCGACCGCGGCCCCGACGGCCTCGGCATCGTCGACGACATCCGCCGCCTGCACGCCCAGTCCGGCGGCAACGTCCGGGCGCTGCTCGGCAACCACGAGGTGTTCCTGCTGGCCGCACACCGCTTCGGCACCGATCCGGTGCCGGGCTGGCCGGCGTCGGAGGGCGGCTACTACGGGGCCTGGCGCCTCTACGGCGGCCGCGAGAACGACCTGCGCGGCCTCACCCCCGACCACCTGGCGTGGCTGGCCACCCTCCCGGCGCTGACCGTCGCCGACGACCACCTGCTGACCCACTGCGACAGCACCGCGTACCTGGAGTTCGGCGCCTCCCTCACCGCCGTCAACGATCACGTGGCCGGCGCACTGGCCAGCAGCGACCCGTACATCTGGCTGCACCTGTGGTCCCGCTTCTGCGGCCGCGGCGACCTCCGCTCCCCCGCCGCCGTCGACAAACTGCTGTCCGCCTACGGCGGTTCGACCATCGTGCACGGCCACAGCACGCTGCTCAGCCACTTCGGCCTCACCCCGGCCCAGGCCGTCTCGGCCCACCGCTACAACGGCGGCCGCGTCATCGCCGTCGACGGCGGCGTCTTCGAGGGCGGCCGCATCCTGGTCACCCGTCTGACCTGACACGGCTCGCTCCGCTTCGCCTCTTTCCAGCTTTTGTACGGCTACGCGCCCCCATTCGTGCGGGCGGCGACCTGATTGCCACGCGCGCCCGCGAGGCCCACGCCGGGCGTAGATCGTGTGCCCCCACCTCACCCCTTCGACAGCCCCGGCCAAGACCCGGGCGTGGCGGGCGAGGGCGCGGGTACGGTGCGGGTGTGAGTCTGTGTCCCGAATGCGGCGTGGCCGGGGTACCACTGATCTTCGGCCTTCCGGTGCCGGAGGCGCTCGCGGCCGCGCAAAACGGAGAGCTGGCACTCGGTGGTTGTCTCATGCCCCCGCGGCCACCCAACTGGGAGTGCCCCGGCGGGCACCGATGGCGCGACGGGGACGAGACCGCGTTCGACGAGCGGCTGCTGACGGTTCTCGCCGCGCACGGGTACCGCCCCGATTGAGCCCGGGCCACGACCCTCCGATCACGCACAGCTGCCACACAGCAACGCATGTCGTACCTGCTGATGACTCATCGTGCCGTCTCGAATACCGAGACCCGTTGGGCTCGCCCTGGCTTGCGACGGTCATGTACCGTTCCGTCGCGCCGGGGTCGGGTGGGCATCACCGTCGATACCGGTATGTCCGCTATCGGGGTGAACGGGGAACCGGGTGAAGAGACGTGTGTGCGTGATGGCCTCGGCTGTCGTGGTGCTCCTGGGCGGCTGTACGTCGGAGGGCGAACAGGCGCAGACCCCGGAGCTCGAGGCCCGCGGGACCGTGCTCACCACCGTTCAGCCGACACGGCAGGATCTGGTGAACCAGATCAGCCTGGCCGGGAAGGTGACCATCAACCCGACGTTCGGGATCGTCGCCCCGGCCGAGGGCGAGCTGCGGTTCACCGACCGGCAGCCGACGACCGTGCCGGTGGTGCGGGACACGTGGGTGGCGTCGGTGTGGGCCGGTGGTGCCCCGCGCCGGGTGTACATCCCGGAGGGCTCGATCATGGCCGGGCGGCTGATGGCCGACAAGTCGCCGGTGTCGAAGGGCATGCCGATCATCTCGGCGAAGCACGTCGGCTACGGCATCGTGGCCGACATCGACAGCGCGCAGGCGTACCGGATCTCCGGTTCCGTGAAGTCGATCAAGGCGCAGATCAAGAACGGTCCGGGGCCGTTCAACTGCGAGCCGATCGGCACCATCGCGGCGCTGCCCGCCGGGACACTGCCGGAGCCCGAGCCGGATCCCACCACGCAGCCGACCGCGAACCCGTCGGCGCCCCCGGTGACCCCGGAGGAGCCGGCGCCCGACGCCGGTGGCGCGACCGGTTCCGACCCGACCGGCCTTCAGGTGGTCTGTGTCGCCCCGGCCAAGATCAAGCTGATCAACGGCTCGGACGTCACCCTCGACGTGATCACCGGCCGGTCCGAGGACGCGCTGGTCCTGCCGGTCGAGGCGGTCGCCGGTTCGCAGGGTAAGGGCAAGGTCGACCTGGTCATCGGCGAGGATCGGCGGCGCAAGACGATCGACGTGACGCTGGGCATCTCGGACGGCAAGGTCATCGAGATCAAGAAGGGCCTCCAGGGGAACGAGACCATCGCTGTTCCCGGGCCGAACCTGCCGACCCCGCCGCCGGGCGAGGTGACCGGGTGACGGCCATCATCGAACTGAACGGCATCACCAAGGTCCTCAAGGGACAGGAGAAGCCGCGGACGATCCTCGACGGCGTCGGCCTGAGCGTGCACCCCGGGGAGAGCCTGGCCATCGTCGGCCGGTCCGGTTCCGGCAAGAGCACCCTGCTCAGTGTGCTGGGCCTGTTCGACCGCCCGGACCAGGGCAGCTACCTGCTGGACGGCACCGAGATCAGCCGGCTGCCGGAGCGCCGGGCCGCGAAGCTGCGCAGTTCCCACTTCGGTTTCGTGTTCCAGCGGTTCTTCCTTCTCAAGCATCTGACCGCCGCGCAGAACGTGGCGATGGCGCTGGTCAACGGCCAGGGCTGGCTGCCCCGCCGGCAGCGCCGGGCCAAGGTCATGGACGCCCTGGAGGAGGTCGGCATCGCGCATCTGGCCAAGAACCGGCCGGCCAAGATGTCCGGCGGCGAGCAGCAGCGGGTGGCGATCGCCCGCGCGCTGGTGCGGCAGCCGCGGATCCTGCTGGCCGACGAGCCGACCGGCGCCCTGGACACCGAGACCGGCACGCTGGTGATCGACGCCCTCCAGGGGGTCACCGCCCGCGGGTGCGCGCTCATCCTGGTCACCCACGACCGGGACCACGCCGCCCGGATGGGCCGGATCCTGCACCTCAACGAGGGTGTCCTGGCCGAGCAGGTCGCCGCATGATCCGTCTGTCGGGGCGCTTCCGCTCGGCTCTCATCATCGGGTTGCAGGGCATCCGGTCCCGCAAGACCCGCACCCTGCTGTCCATGATCAGCCTCTTCCTCGGTGTGCTCGCCGTCGTGGTGGTGCAGGCCGGCGCCAGCATCGCCGAGCGGGCCCTGCTCGCCGACATGGAGCTCCAGCGCGGCATCGACGGCACCAAGGTCATGAGCATGGCCCCGCAGCCGCGGGTCAGCGAGATCATCATGGACACCGTTCCCGGCCGGGACGACGCGGTGGCCATGGTGGGCGTCTCGGCGATCATCGGTGAGCCCGGGGTCCGGCCGGTCAACCCGAACGCCTCGCCGTTCGACGAGACCGGGTTCTACGGCATGCCGATGGTGTGCGACGCGACCGGCAACTGCCGGGAGCAGACCCCCGCGGAGGCCGGTCCGGAAGGGCAGGCCATCGAGGTACGGCTGACCGCGCTCACCGGCGACATCCGCCAGTTCAAGCCCTTCCGCCCGGAGTCCGGCCACTGGCTCGACTTCGATTCGATGCCGATGATGGCGCCGCGGCTGGTCCTCAACAAGGAGGCGGCCAAGGGCTTCGAGCGCTACCGGGTGCCGGCCGAGATGCGCGTGCCGGGTGCCAGTGCGAACCTGACGCCGCAGCTCATCGGTGTGGTCGACGACGGGGACTACTCGCCGCGGGCGTACGTGCGGATGGACGAGATGGCCAACTGGATCCCGGCCACGAAACTCGTCGACCCGTCGATGGGCGAGATGAACGTGCTGATGACCGGGAACACGCCGGTCGAGCAGGTGCTCACCAGCAAGCTCAAGGCGATCAACGCGGAGCCGTACGTCGATCTGATCAACTCGCGCAAGGACCAGGAGAAGGAACTGGCCCTGATGCGGCTGATCTTCCTGTCGATGGCCGGCCTGGTCCTGCTGATCG includes these proteins:
- a CDS encoding ABC transporter ATP-binding protein, yielding MADLARWRDLHRLARGYRGRILGAAALSLFGTLLALTQPLLARLAVDGAAAGRLPWPVIGALAALFAAQASALALARYVQAHTGETMTRDLRRDVTGHLLRVRLSVLERGRTGDLIARACGDTAAVKTLIAQSLGTGVAGLIGLIAAVGVLAWLDPWLLAAVVVLFGGSFGALLAVVRRVRIASRTAQSAEGMLLSDLERVLGGIRVVRACRAERAEADRLDSSARHAYLANLRMAGMVALSGPANDLAVSGAFLAVLLVGASRVSSGAITLGELVGFTLAMTYLAAPIYEIFQAVSAVQQGSGALHRINEVLSLPVEGDRPIAVARVRGATRRPSPVLEFRDVWFGYEPGRPVLRGIGFTVPSRGQTALVGPSGAGKSTIFALAERFYDPDRGTVLLNGRDARWTRYAHHRATVGLVEQDCPLLAGTLRENLLYGATRPDDHELSRVLAMTGLLPVVSALPLGLDTPVGERGRRLSGGQRQRVAIARCLLARPELILLDEPTAHLDPDSERALTATLREVSAVCSLMVIAHRSTTIRSADQILVIDAGVVTATGTHSELQRSDPYYRSLADQTPSIVRVTPSPFL
- a CDS encoding acyl-CoA synthetase, with product MPLLTALHEAADLEAAVTAPDGSLSRHELLDRAGRVAAEIAGAPIVAVDATPSLSTIVAVTGALLAGVPIVPIPPDAGVLERRHILEDSRAALILPDFIPLNPGKSEVSAALVLYTSGTTGAPKGVVISEEAIAADLDALAAAWQWTPDDTLVHGLPLYHVHGLVLGILGPLRLGCRLIHTGRPTPANYAAAAGTMYFGVPTVWSRIAADPTAAKALEPARLLVSGSAPLPPSVFDGLATLTGQSPVERYGMTETLITVSTRADGERRPGQVGTPLPGIATRLADESGAPLPADGETIGHLQVTGPTLLDGYLRDGGVRAPDLVDGWYPTGDVATIAPDGWHRIVGRASTDLIKTGGYRVGAGEVEDALLLHPAVREAAVIGTPHADLGEQITAYVVGDPVTEQELIAFVAERLAAHKRPRRVRHVAELPRNAMGKVQKGLLSSD
- a CDS encoding putative bifunctional diguanylate cyclase/phosphodiesterase; this translates as MTKPSLRTATGLAVCAAAWVLAAFIIAVVGMLRPVPSWLLWPAAVGSVGTAIAACRVAAAGGKGPVRLLWRRFSIACALLLAGIGVQIVSQAVLGAALRPMSPITAALFAIAAGYAMLAVFRLPTARGSWRTTLATFLDVAIVGVAAAVVLTHFLVRTTPDGSGSPITAALLVTVVLVASSTIVMVLKVGVTGAAPVLAPALWALAPTGLLGPVAWLLRPALDPWPHLSGAVIALPIAGLLFTLAAWVQTRTVASEPRPATRRISLVPYIAVAVVVILLITVTLRTGFLPPRLAGGSVALTVLVMIRQLAALLDNSVLLDRMEDQAQHDELTGLPNRRLFTTTLAERTAPTTVAVCDLDGFAALNDQLGDDVGDILLRAAAERVAAVTGGAVVVARLLGDEFGVLMPGIDADLAETLVDAFRTPLRVDDRVLLVTVTSGVATGAGEAVPDLLRRAELALQAAKYTGADRAREHTSALDATAQHHAELAAGLRRGLERGEFKLLYQPIVELPSGSVAAVEALIRWQPNDQPVISPAEFIPVAEHSGLIIDLGAWIIDTACADAAAWQLRYGTAGPLVSINVSARQLLDPDLPGMVADALSRHGLTPDRITIEITETAVFAGGAAMETVRELRELGVGVALDDFGTGHSSLTLLRTCPVTTLKVDKSFIDDLNGTAEQEAIASSLSTIAATLGLRAVAEGVETQDQADRLHALGYRYAQGFHFSRPIPAPDIDALLNAPVLTA
- a CDS encoding metallophosphoesterase; this translates as MPPLFAASDMHGHRTEFRDALHEAGLIDAAGDWCGADARLWLLGDYFDRGPDGLGIVDDIRRLHAQSGGNVRALLGNHEVFLLAAHRFGTDPVPGWPASEGGYYGAWRLYGGRENDLRGLTPDHLAWLATLPALTVADDHLLTHCDSTAYLEFGASLTAVNDHVAGALASSDPYIWLHLWSRFCGRGDLRSPAAVDKLLSAYGGSTIVHGHSTLLSHFGLTPAQAVSAHRYNGGRVIAVDGGVFEGGRILVTRLT
- a CDS encoding efflux RND transporter periplasmic adaptor subunit; protein product: MKRRVCVMASAVVVLLGGCTSEGEQAQTPELEARGTVLTTVQPTRQDLVNQISLAGKVTINPTFGIVAPAEGELRFTDRQPTTVPVVRDTWVASVWAGGAPRRVYIPEGSIMAGRLMADKSPVSKGMPIISAKHVGYGIVADIDSAQAYRISGSVKSIKAQIKNGPGPFNCEPIGTIAALPAGTLPEPEPDPTTQPTANPSAPPVTPEEPAPDAGGATGSDPTGLQVVCVAPAKIKLINGSDVTLDVITGRSEDALVLPVEAVAGSQGKGKVDLVIGEDRRRKTIDVTLGISDGKVIEIKKGLQGNETIAVPGPNLPTPPPGEVTG
- a CDS encoding ABC transporter ATP-binding protein, whose amino-acid sequence is MTAIIELNGITKVLKGQEKPRTILDGVGLSVHPGESLAIVGRSGSGKSTLLSVLGLFDRPDQGSYLLDGTEISRLPERRAAKLRSSHFGFVFQRFFLLKHLTAAQNVAMALVNGQGWLPRRQRRAKVMDALEEVGIAHLAKNRPAKMSGGEQQRVAIARALVRQPRILLADEPTGALDTETGTLVIDALQGVTARGCALILVTHDRDHAARMGRILHLNEGVLAEQVAA
- a CDS encoding ABC transporter permease; this translates as MIRLSGRFRSALIIGLQGIRSRKTRTLLSMISLFLGVLAVVVVQAGASIAERALLADMELQRGIDGTKVMSMAPQPRVSEIIMDTVPGRDDAVAMVGVSAIIGEPGVRPVNPNASPFDETGFYGMPMVCDATGNCREQTPAEAGPEGQAIEVRLTALTGDIRQFKPFRPESGHWLDFDSMPMMAPRLVLNKEAAKGFERYRVPAEMRVPGASANLTPQLIGVVDDGDYSPRAYVRMDEMANWIPATKLVDPSMGEMNVLMTGNTPVEQVLTSKLKAINAEPYVDLINSRKDQEKELALMRLIFLSMAGLVLLIGVAGILNVGLATVGERVEEFALRRAVGTPRALLAGIVLAETLITGLLTAALAIGVSAVALKGLVMLAGNSEPFLKGVVFPWDAGVAGVIAGLIAGVLGGFVPAIRAAGIPIATVMRA